The window ACGCAGCCGATTGAGCCGTCGCACGTCGCTGTTTCTCCGTACCACCGTCCGACACCTGCGACGCGACTTCCCCAAATCACTCGCAACAAACGGGTTTCCTTCAGGGCCGCTATGTATCGGCGAAGCGAGGCGAAGTTGTGATGCAATTGTACCAAAGTGCCCCTATCGGCGCCCGTTCCCATCGGAGTATGCCCTAACGGCAACATGCCCGTCCGGAGCCCTACGCCCCCATGCCCCAAGCGCCACGAGATCCGAGCGGGGCCCTCGCATCCTACGACGAGAGCCTGTCGCGTCTGGAGCGGACCATCCGGGACTTCGAGGAGGTCGACCCGAAACCCGGCGGCAGCCCCGATCTCGCGGACCGGGCGCAGGAGATGCTCTGGGCCTTCCTGTCGCCGGGCGAGTTGCATCGCCGCGCGGATGGCGCGTCCGACATGCTCGACAGCTCGCGCATCGGGGCCGCGATCATCACCGCCTCGGGCCTGATCTGCGAGGCGAATGCCGCGGCTGAGACCCATGACGGGCTGACCGTCGGCCGAACCCTCGCGGATTGCGGGATCGAGCCGGTCGGCACGCGCGTGTTCAAGGCGCTCTCGCAGAGCCCAGAGGCCGACGCACCCCGCCGCCACCAGATCGCGCAGATCCACACGGGCAGCGACGGGGGCGTACGAACCGTTTTCCTGTCGCCGCAACCCGTGGCGCCCGGGACCGATCCCCGCTGGCTGATGATCCTGTCACCGCCGCCGGTGCCCATCGAGGCCTTCGCCCTGATCACCGACGCCTTCGGCCTGAGCGAGACCGAAACCGCCATCGCGGGTGCCTTCGTGCGGGGCCAGAGCCTGCGCCAGATTGCCGATCAGCGCGGCCGGTCCTACGCCACGATCCGCAACCAGTTCCAAGCCGTGCTGGAGAAGACCGATTGCGCGACGCAGGTGGATCTCGTTCAGCTCGCCACCAGCCTCTCGCTGATGCAAGGCGCGGTCCGGTCCTTCGAGGGGCGCGCCGCCGCCCCGGCGCGCATCGACGCGGCGGACACCCCCCTATGCCTGCCCCGCCCCGGCGGGCGGCGGCTTGAGGTCCGGATCGACGGCGATCCGGGCGGGCGACCCGTCCTCAACCTCTTCAGCCTGTTCGGGCCGGGGGTGACACCCGCGATCGCCGGCAAGCTTCGCGCACGGAACATCTGTCTTGTGAGCCCGTGGCGACCCGGCTTCGGCGGCACCGACCGACCCCGCGCGTCCGAGGATTGGAACGCGTGTTTCGCAAGCGATGTTCGCACGCTCCTCGACAGTCTCGAAATCAAGCGCTGCGCCGTGTTGGCCCGCGCGTCGGCCTCGCAGAGCTTCTACGAACTGGCCCTCCGCCTGCCCGACCGGATCGCGTCCGGCACGGTCGTCAACGGACTCGTGCCGCGCCGGTACATCGCGGGCAAGCGGGCCGCATCGCGCTGGACGACCACGCTGATGAGCGCGTCCTTCGTGTCCTACCCCGTCGCGCGCATGATCCTCGCGGCCGGCGAGAAGCTGCTGCGCCGCTCGGATACGGTCAGCTTTCTGCAAAAGATGTATGACCATTCCGACAGCGATCGGGCCGCGCTGGGCGACCCCGACGTGGCTGCCTCGATCCTGAACGGCGTGTCGGATGTGGTGCGGCAGGGCCTCGATGCGGGCGTGAACGACATCGTGTCGGGCTTCGCCGCGTGGATGACCGATCTCGGCGCGCTCGACGTTCCCATCACGCTCTATCACGGCCGGGACGACCCGAACGTGCCCTTCGCCAGCGTCGCGGAGTTCGCGCGCGACAACGGCCACTGCATGGCGCTCGTACCCGAGGACGGGGGCGGGCAGCTCTGCTTTTCGCATATCGACAAGGTGCTGGACATCGTTCTGGCGGAGGGCCCGCGCGCCTGAGGGCGCTCAGCGCGCCTCTCGCGACAGGATCAACGCCAGCCCCGCCAGACGTGCGCGGTCGAGCTCGGCGCGCAAGTCGGCTTCGGCCTCGGCGGACGCCTCGGGCCCGAAGCGAAGCGCTGCCACGCGGATCGCGAGGTCCACAAGGCCAAGCGGCTCCTGCGAAGCGAAGGCATGGAGTGCCGCGACGTGGCGCCGCGCGGCCTCGGCGTCGTCTTCGCGCGCGGCCACCTCCAGCGCGAAGCAGTGAAACTCGATCGCGACCGGCCCCATAGCCCCAGTCCGCACCCGCGCGCCGGCCGCGTCCAGAAGGTCGTGCCGGGTCGCCGCATCCGGCGCGGCCAAGGCTCCGAGCGCGAGGATCGTCGGCCCGTTATAGGGGCTCTGCCGGGCGGCGGAGAACAGCGGCTCCAGTGTCAGGAACGCGCGGTCCGGATCCCCCTCGCGGAGCGCCAGCCAGCCATTCATCATCGCCACATCCGCCACGACGCGCGACTCGGGGTCCGCTTCGGTCAGGGCGGCGACCCGCGCGATATCCTCACGCGCCGCGTCGAGGTCCGACGCCATCAGCCGGATCTCGGCCCGCACGTCGCGCGCCATCATCTCGGTCCGCGCCGCGCCGGATTCGACCGCGCTCTCGACCGCGAGATCGGCCAGAAGATGCGCCTTCGGACCGGGCTCCGCGAAATGCAGGGTGTAGCCGCGCATGAACGCATATTCCTGATGCGTCAGCCCCATGCCGCCATCCCGCGCCAGATCGACCGCCCGCTCGAAATGCCCGAAGGCGGTGCGTAATCGTCCCGACAGGACATGCGCGTCGCCCAAGCCCCCATGGGCCCGTGCGATGCCGCGCGGATTTCCCGACATCTCGGCGGCAGCCAGCCCGGCCACATGCTCGGCCAGACAGGCTTCGGCATCGCCCGCGACGAAGGCCCGATTGCCGCGCTGCTCGTGGATCTCGGCGCGCCCGATCCCGGCCAGGCCGATCCGGGCGGCGATCGCCTCGGCATCGTCGAGTGCGCGGTCCGCCGCGTCCCCCTCGCCCAGCCGGTGCAGGATCAGGGCGCGGCGGACGAGCATGGCGACGCGGGTCGTGTCCACGATGGCCGCCGCATGGGCGGCGCGGTAATCCTCGAGCGCGCCGTGCAGGTCGCCGCGCATTCGCCGGATGCCCGCGCGGCAGGAATGGAGCTCGGCCACCGCCTCGGGGTCGCCGCCCCGCTCCAGTCCCGCCTCGATATAAGTGCCCGCGACACCCATGCGCATCTGGCCGATCATCTCGTTGGCGGCGGCAGTCGCGGCGCGGCAGGCCTCGGCGTCGTCGCCCGCGAGAAGCGCATGATGCGCCCAGCGAACGGCGTCCCCGCCCCGATGATGCGCCGCGGCGCGCCCATGCCAGTCAAGCCGGGTTTCGGGCGGGATCGAGTGATAGATCGCCTGCCGCACGAGATCGTGCCCGAAGGCCAGCCCCGCATCCGCCGCATGCAGCAGGTCGCCCACGGGGCGCGGCGCGGGCATGTCGGGGAACACGGCCCGCGCCTCCGCCGGATCGAAGACCGGCCCGAGGATCGACGCGAAGCGCAGCGCCGCCCGGTCGGCGGGCGGCAGGCCCTCGATCTGCTCCATCACGAGGCCCGTGACGCTGTTGGGCAACGCGCCGGACCGCCAGCCCGCTTCCAGAAGCCGCAGCAGGAACAACGGGTGCCCGGCCGCGCGGTCCAGCACCGCCGGATCCCGCGCCTGCGCCGGGGCCGCGAGTTCGGCGAGTCGCGCGGCCTCGGGCGGGGCGAGCGGACCCAGCGCGAGGCGGACCAGGCCGATCCGCGCCCGTGCGGCCAGCCGCCGCCCGAGATCCGCGCCGTGCGGCCGCTCGGTCAGCACGAGCGCGACATTCGCCGCACCCAGCCGGTCGGCCAGGTCCAGCAGGAAATCCCCGATGCCCGGCGGTGCCCAATGCGCATCCTCAATGGCCACGAGAAGCGGGGCCGTTCCCCCCGCGTGGATCATCGCGCGCGCCACGAGATCGACCATCCGCCCATGCCGCGCGGTGCCGCCCAGCGCCGTCAGCCGCAGATCCGCGTCCGGGCGAAGCGCCTCGCCACGCAGCCACGACAGGAGCGCCCGTGTGGTGTCGTCGGCGATCTCGGCCTCCGGCAAGGGCGGCAGGCGGGACGCGAGGTCCTGCGCGATATGCTGTCCCGACCGGGCGAGCGGCTCGAACCCGACCTCGATCACCCGCGCGCCGCGATCGGCCTCGCGCTGCGCGATCTCCTGGAGGAGACGGCTCTTTCCGATCCCGGCCTCGCCGCAGATGTGGATCGCGAGGCCGGTGGACCCGGTCCGTGCCGCGCCCAGCGCGGACTCCACCTGCGCGACCTCGAGCGACCGGCCGACGAGCGGCAGACCGGGCCGCGCCTGCGATCCCCCAAGTCGGAGCGGCACCGGCGTGCCGTCCTTCGCGACAAGCCCCAGCCGCGGCGCGAGATCGGGGTCGACATGCACCTCGCCCGGCTCGGCGCGCGCGGCGACCCGGCGGGCCCGCGCAAGGTCGCGGGCCGTCCCGTCCGCCGCCTCGACCAGCCCGAATGACAGCGTGTCGCTTGCGTCCTTCGCCATCTCGCGCGCAGCACTGGCAACCGCGCGCAGAGGCGCATCGCTCCAGATCGCCGCGCCCTCGCCCGCGCCGCAATCGAGCATCCGCCCGCCCGCGTCGGTCACGGCGGCGGCAAAGCGGTCCCAGTCGGCGCCCTCGGCCGCCTCGAGGGCCGATAGAAGGAGCGAGGGCTCGACGGGGGCCGCGACTGCGGGGGGCGACGGTGCGGCGCCATCTGCCGCCGTCTCGCGGGCGCCGTGAAGCCGCGCCATGAGCGCCGAGGTTTCCGCCTCCGGCTCGGCCCCGAGGTCGCGGCGGAGCGCGTCGCGCAGCGTGTTGAACCGGGCGCGGGCAGCACCCCGCCCGCCCCGCGCGGCCTCGGCGATCATGAGGCGGCGATGCGCGGCCTCGTCCAGCGGATCGAGCGCCAGAAGACGGTGCGCCGCCTGCACCCCCTCCGGCCCGTCGCCCGCCCGCGCGATCTCGCGGCGGAGCGCATCTTCCGCCAGACCCGAAAGGCGCGCACGCTCGGCCTCGACCGCCGCGGCCAGATCCGCGCCGTCGGGCAGCGTGCCGTCGAGGAACGGCCCCGCATAGAGCCGCCCCGCCTCGGCATCGTCGCCCCGCGCCAACGCCTCTGAGAATGCCCCGAGATCCGAGCCGCAATCCGGCCCCAGCCGCAGCGCATCTCCGTCGGCGACGATGATCCCCTCGCCCGCGGCACGGCGCAGCTGCGCCACCGCCTGCCGCAAGCTCGACCGCGCCGAGGCGTCGTCGGCATGCTCCCAAAGCAGCGCCGCGAGCCGCGCGCGTGGCAGTCGGTGCCGCCGGGCGGCCACCAGAAGCCCGAGCATGATCTGGGCCTTCCGCGCGGTCAGCGTCACCGGCGCGCCGCCCGACGTCAGCGCGAATCCCCCGAGGCACTCGATCCAGACGGACATCGCTTTCACGCCCCTTTCACGCGGGCCCGCCGCCCGCGTTCACACCCGTCCCCGTAGGACGTCGGACAGGATCATTCCCGAATGAAGGACCACCGAGATGCCCCTCCAGATCGCCCGTTT is drawn from uncultured Jannaschia sp. and contains these coding sequences:
- a CDS encoding AAA family ATPase, translating into MSVWIECLGGFALTSGGAPVTLTARKAQIMLGLLVAARRHRLPRARLAALLWEHADDASARSSLRQAVAQLRRAAGEGIIVADGDALRLGPDCGSDLGAFSEALARGDDAEAGRLYAGPFLDGTLPDGADLAAAVEAERARLSGLAEDALRREIARAGDGPEGVQAAHRLLALDPLDEAAHRRLMIAEAARGGRGAARARFNTLRDALRRDLGAEPEAETSALMARLHGARETAADGAAPSPPAVAAPVEPSLLLSALEAAEGADWDRFAAAVTDAGGRMLDCGAGEGAAIWSDAPLRAVASAAREMAKDASDTLSFGLVEAADGTARDLARARRVAARAEPGEVHVDPDLAPRLGLVAKDGTPVPLRLGGSQARPGLPLVGRSLEVAQVESALGAARTGSTGLAIHICGEAGIGKSRLLQEIAQREADRGARVIEVGFEPLARSGQHIAQDLASRLPPLPEAEIADDTTRALLSWLRGEALRPDADLRLTALGGTARHGRMVDLVARAMIHAGGTAPLLVAIEDAHWAPPGIGDFLLDLADRLGAANVALVLTERPHGADLGRRLAARARIGLVRLALGPLAPPEAARLAELAAPAQARDPAVLDRAAGHPLFLLRLLEAGWRSGALPNSVTGLVMEQIEGLPPADRAALRFASILGPVFDPAEARAVFPDMPAPRPVGDLLHAADAGLAFGHDLVRQAIYHSIPPETRLDWHGRAAAHHRGGDAVRWAHHALLAGDDAEACRAATAAANEMIGQMRMGVAGTYIEAGLERGGDPEAVAELHSCRAGIRRMRGDLHGALEDYRAAHAAAIVDTTRVAMLVRRALILHRLGEGDAADRALDDAEAIAARIGLAGIGRAEIHEQRGNRAFVAGDAEACLAEHVAGLAAAEMSGNPRGIARAHGGLGDAHVLSGRLRTAFGHFERAVDLARDGGMGLTHQEYAFMRGYTLHFAEPGPKAHLLADLAVESAVESGAARTEMMARDVRAEIRLMASDLDAAREDIARVAALTEADPESRVVADVAMMNGWLALREGDPDRAFLTLEPLFSAARQSPYNGPTILALGALAAPDAATRHDLLDAAGARVRTGAMGPVAIEFHCFALEVAAREDDAEAARRHVAALHAFASQEPLGLVDLAIRVAALRFGPEASAEAEADLRAELDRARLAGLALILSREAR